AGTTGGTGtttaatttcattatttttaagggGAAAAGATAAACTTATGGatcatttcattgttttttgtaGGTCAttacaaatatattttctttgaaatgaaagaaaaaaccatccaattctttgaaatgaaaaaaaaggtgAATAACACTCCTTAAATATCTTAATGAATTGTTATGGAAATGGTAAGGGGATAAGGATTAATTTGGATTTAGATTGTGACAACAATATACTGCTACCAATGCGTTATCTTTACAAGAAAAAGGCACAAAATTAAATGatcatgctttttttttttctaatatccAACATGCTTTTCTAATGCATATCTGCAAAAATTTTACCCACTAATAGGCTTAAACATTTTCTTTGGAAAGTGGAAGTCCCTGCTAAAAGCCATGTATATGTCGTCCAACAAGAAATCTCTTTCATGCAAACGAACTGTGCGACTAGATTGCAGAAACGACATTTCCAAACTCCAACAGGCTGAGCATGCATAGATTTTTAAGAAGGTTAGTGAAAATCTCCAACTCGCATGACCTTTTTTCAGTTTATAGTTTAATCCCGTGTGTACTTGTAAAGATCGCACCATGTTTTGCCCTACACTGTACTTGAAAGGAACCACATTATTTGtggacaaaaaagaaaagtgcaGTTCCCACATTACTtagcttcttttctttttatatcttcgtttctttgttttattattatcgATTCATTGCCGTGATGAATCCAAATGAATAACCTTTGTATCCATATCCAAATTGCAATAgtatatatactatatatttaTAGATTTAGAGATTGATCTTTCATTCTAAATCGATGCTTATCTGGACATGGTCATAATTTAAGGAAATTTTTATCGGTGGTAGTTATTATGtactcattttctttttcattttagaGAAGAGCACATATGATTATTTGTGTTGTAGTACAAATAATAGTTTCCTAATTCAAATCTAATTAATAACACAATTATGACATATGCCATAACTTTGTATTTGATCCGTTTGCATATGTCTATGcattatgttatttttttaatgagaaATGGAAGATTCGAGTTTGAGATATCATTGCCACTATATCTTAGTAGCTAGTTAGCTATCAGCACTAAAATTATACATATATTTGTAGTTTATTATCATCAACTTAATTTTATAAGAGTTTCATATGATAGTCAATCACGTTGCATCTTGTGATCActaccaattttttaaaatcaactATATAAGCAGCATAAATATATTCAGATTATAAAAATACTCAGAAACAAAAGCTCATGATCGACCATTTTTCGAAAAGGTGGGTGTGATGAGGTGATCAACTTAGTGCCCCTTAAAGATTCATAAGCGCTCTAATTAGGGTATGTGAAATGAGTGAATCCCACAAAATCAATTATTCCAACCATATAATATTGTCCGACATCATACATGATAACGTGAGATTGGATGAACAAAACTAACAATGTCCTCACTTTGCACCTTGGTATTTAGTCGTTCTATATTCCTAGTGTAACGTTTGGCTCTGCATACTCCCAATCTGCTACTGGTAGATGTTTGATATTCAGATTTACTTTTTCCTTTGAGTGCAAAGAGTGGTGGTGGGGGAATACACATAAAAAGCAATGAATGTACAACCATCATCCATCCTAACTTTGATATGAGATCacctttaaaatttgttttccaAGATTTTGTGAGGATAATCTATCTAAATTAAACTTCTGAAATAGTTTATTGTAAAGGGAACTTTAAAATATCCAACCATATGCTCGATGAAAAATTTCCACCGACAAATTGTAGTGTGCTCATGTAAGCAATTGTTGGTAAGTAGTCGATTTGTGTAGATTGTAAATGGATTTTATTGGTGTACGCATGTGTATAAGCGATTGTGGATAATTGATTTAACGCTAGCTCAAAAAATCAGtaaaaactaaataagatgTGATTTAATGGACTTTAGTGTTAAAATGACGAGGCAAATTGAAAATGATAGCAGACAACTATGTACTTGAGCAATTAAGCAATGATTTCACACATCCAAATTTAtctaaaaaacaaacaaaaaactcaactccaattttcaccaaaagcatcataaaagttttaaattaaacactACTATCGTTTACTTTATGCACATCCATCTCTATCTCTTGGTGGGTTCCTTCTTTGTCTCTATCTCCTCCTTCACCACCGCCTTCTTCCCTAATATCTCTAGCTTTGATGTAAAGGCCGTATACATAAGAACAGAAACCCCATCCACACAAGAAAGTGGAAACCACCTTCACACCCCCAAACGAATCCCCGTACACCAAAACGCCTCCCAACACATTCATCCCCATCAACGCCGTCATGCAAATCCCACCGGTCAACGAAGAGGTTAAGAACACCATGCCGGCTGTCCCCATGAAGCAAAGCTGCCACGTCACCACGTTGCACCACACAGTCACCCAATACACGTTTTCTCCTTTGTCAAACACCCTCGCGCTCTCCACCTTCATCTCGCGAAACCCGCCTTTCAAGGCCATCCCGACCGTGGCCAACACCGTGGCCGCAGCCTCCATCACCAGCTGCATTTCGATCACCATGGCGTAGCAGTAAACCTTGCTGTATATCTTCTCCATGACCGGGAGATACAGAGCAAACAGCAAGCCTGCCCCAATTGTTGAGAAGAACCCTAAGAAATACTTGCCACGTGTCAGGTCATGTGGCTTGTCATGGTTGGACCCCAAGGCCAGTAGGACTGAGCTTAGGGTTAGGAGGATAACACAGTTGAGATTTGAGAAGGTTACTTTTTGCTTGACAATAATTACAGAGAGGATGAGATTGAAAACAAGTTGGGAGgagaggaggagggaggaggtGGAGACTGGTAAATAGGAGTTACCCCAAGAGAAAAGGAAGTTGTTTAGACCCAGCATAAGACCTATGAGAATTGACAGGACTAAGATTTTGGGGGTGAAGTGAGAGAAGGGTTTTCTTTGGGTGCAATGGAGGAGATAATAAGGAATGAAAATAAATGGAAGGAGGAGAGGGAAGCCAGAGCATTGAACCCACGTTGACACCCAAATGCTTGAGCCCTTGTGGATGAAATAGTACTTTGAGAGCAGGCTTGAAGAGACTGATCCAATGAAGAGGCACAAGTAATTGATCACTAGGAGAGGCATGGAGCGCTTATTGGGTTTGATCATTGAGCCTTTCTCGCTCAGTTGTGTTGTGGTGGTATTGTTGATCAAGAATGATGATGAATTGGTTCTGGTCTGAGGGATGTGGTGGTTGGTGGTGATGAGGGTGGGGCAGCCGTGAtcatggtggtggtgatggtggttatGGGAATTGGGGGAGTTCATGGGTGAAGTTTGGACTAAACTCTCCATTAAATGTAAATTAGATAGGGAAGAGACTGAAGAGGTATGAGGAGGTGAGAGTTGAGGAGGTGAATCTCTTATTAATGAGAAAGGTATATATAGTGTGGATTTAGAATTTCAGTGGTATTTATCTTTTCACTCAAAATCCGAATGTCTCCATTCAGAGTCAGCTTGTTTTAAAGAAAGTTAAAAAACgcattataaaaatatatataaaaaaaaaaaaccaagacagattaacttttttatttatattttataaactaCACGATGTGACGCCTgatgattaaattttttatttaaattattaaataaagaaTCAAACCATTAATCATTACATCATTTAATATTAACTGCTAAAGAATAAAGATGTATTCACTTGAGATAttggagaaaattttaaaaattcaggTATATATTAAATCAAGATTTCTTATGAGTAAATGAATTTCAGGGTTAttcaattaaaacttaaaagaaagTTTATAGAAATCTGAGAATATTAGTAAGTATTttacataaatttataaaaGTACATTGTATATAGGACTCTCTTAAAAGTAAGACTATTCATGAACTTTCTATCATTTCATAGTTTAAAGTCAATTCAtgtgtcaacattataaatattgtgcaaaaacataaaatgacagAAAGTCTCAATCTTAACAGAATCCCCTTAACATTTAAAAtgcttactttttttttttttttttttttttctaaagtgTTTTAGTTCATATATTCAACTCattataacaatttttttttcatttcgcCAAGAGCCTCCACAacaatttgagaagaaaaaaaaaagtctcgaTCAAACTTTCAAACACCAAAGATGGATAATGTGCTTTTGTTATGACTTCAAGTCTCGAAACGGCTACGTTTAATTGTCTGCTTCCCGTTCTCCTCGTGGCCTCCACTTAGCACATCCTCATGCATGCAATGCCAAATATGAGTCACGATGAAGAAGAGGTGGCATTAATTATGTCTCTACTACTTGTATCGATATTATCTTCACTTAATTTATCGTGCAATCTATATATgcgatttttttgttaaacaagATTTTATTCTAATTTACATAATTCAAAAGctgtaaataaataagaatatgcatataaaaaattaaagggtAATGTTAAGAAgacaaaatttttaaaccaaattttgtaaatcaaatggtgTGGATACTAATGATTCGAtcattacttaaatgttgattaacatacttatttccaattgatgacatatcatttggtttaccaatttagtttaaaattttagtctctctagcattatccaaaaataaatgtataaaaaTCACATCCTGTAAATAAACAAAGGAGCTGGAAGATAGAGAACATGTGTTTTTGTTACGACTTGAtggaacatatgcatataaaaaaTATGTGCGAAAATCAcagttttaaataaataaaggagctggaaaagagagagagagagaacgcgCGTGTGTTTTTGTTATGACTTCCAAGTCTTGGAACGGATGCATATGAAAAAAAGTGAAAGTGCGAAAATCAAATTGACTAAACAAACAAAGAAGCTGGAAAAAGAGAGGGAGAACCGAGAATGTGCTTTTGTTATGACTTGAAGTCTTGAAACGTCTAAAATTAATTGTACGCTTCTCGTTCTACTCGTGGCCTCCACTTATAGCACTTCCTCATGCATGCATTGCCAAATCTGAGTCACACGAGGAGCAAGAGGTTGCATATTTCCAAGTGCCTAGACTTTCAGATTTCCAGTTACACGGTTTGGTGGGTATTTCGACACGTGTTTTAACTCTTAAGCATGCGTTGCTTTCTTGCATGCATGCCTAGTCTCGATGATGCCCTAGACCCCAACTTCGGATAAGGATTGCCAAGATTGGTCGTTAACTGGGATTTTTTGGGGAGTAGGATTGAATTAATATTTTGAACTGGATGTGGTTAGCAGTTACGTATCATCACTGAGCATTAAACGTTTTCTCATCATGAATCACGATGCTCTTGCCCGAAAAGGGGAAGCCTATTAAGCTCGATGAAGCGAAGTGATGAACTTCGTGCAGCATTATACGTTATAGCGTATatatcatttaaaaattaaaaaatgacgtCTAAATCTTTTTAGGTCGTGATTTActtagttaaaaaataaataacttttattttgtaatttatttttttaataaattgtaagagacttgttaacTACTTTGATGAatactcattatatgcttgttcatCATGTtgtcaatatgttctaatactttatatgtcattctatttttcaacttatGTATCTCaatataattatgtattttttaaaacataagtaaacatttattaatatattatataataaatttaattaaaatttgaaaaatcgcCTAAACATCTAGAGGCGAGGTTCCTTACCATCGCTTATCGACttttaaaatcttaaaaaaatataaatttatttatttagaatgCTGCTATAAACCACCCATACATTTGTCCTATTTATGATTTGTCAGTGCACCTAATTTTCTCAATgctatcatatatatatattttttttctcaatgtAAAATGGATGCATCCGATCCAATACAATGAAAGAGTGAGTGCATTCGGTAGACTTCCACATCACCCTAAATTATAATTCCAGCTATGATATACTTTTATTGCATAGAGTAGGTGCATCATAGGTTAAGCAATTATATATGCGCAAGACAAAGCTTCGTAGGCCATCGAGCTATAGTAAGAACTAGGAAAGTGGCTACTCTAGCTAGTAATGTCTTTTCTTTTCAAGTGATTGTAGTTAATGCAGTTTTTATCAATTAATACAGGGTATGTTAGAAAGGTCATCAATTTAATTATATGTTGTAAATCATATATTatgtttgttgatgattgaattattatttaactgTTGATTATCATgttgattttctatttattacacatcacataatttacaaataaaaGGCGCCTCCAAGTCAATAAAGCTCTCTACTTTGCAAGGGTCTGGAAGAAAAGTCTATCGTATGAGCCTTGTTAttactttacaaaaaaaaatatagtctaaAAATTTGATCAGTCTACCATTActcataattaaaatttatctttttaatatttttaaaagcgaattattattaatattctaaaaatctcattctacactcaaaactttctatattaagaaagaaaaaaaatactcttgtgaggagtgtagaatgagatttttgaagtgtcaataacacttcccttttaaAATTGATATAGAGCAAATGTTTCATGAATGAGCTTAAAAGtaggaaagtgttattggcactctaaaaatttcattatatactcctcataagtgtatttttctttcttaatatagaaaatttggaatgtaaaatgagatttttgaagtgctaataacaattatctaaaagtaaataatataattaaattaggCAGCAATAACTGAAAAGCTGCGCCAATTTCAGAAGTAGGTCTTAGTATTGATAAGACAAGGTTCCATAATAAAACCTCTGCATAGGCAGGCAGCTGCAGGCAGACCTAGAATTTAATTTGCATGTTTTGAACATAGCCAGGCTCATTTTCTGCTTCGTTCATTCATATTTGGTGATTAATTCATGGATTATTCAAATTGCAGGTAAGATCATTCTTAAAAGAAATATCAAATTATAATAACTAagagggtgtattcaattgagaatttgagagattttaatggattataaatccatgaatttttatagagtttaattgatttgtagatatttcatataaaattttaattcaattcattTGAAATCTCATAGGGAtaggtgagatttgtggatgcttaaaatacattacgaaatttctctaattccctctaattcctcaactttctcaaattctttaaaatcgatttctaattgaatacacctagaatgtgataaacttctttaaaatcctaagtGACTACACCAgaatttctaaggattttaataaactatcttaaaattctgattgaatacatcttgaatttcagagaatcacctaaaatcctaattgaataccccTATATTCatgaaaagaattaaaatcccccaAAATCACAATTGAAAACACCCCCccctaaatttaaaattgatgGTTGATGTGGTAATCTgaagtttttttgtcaaattttataCTTTTACAACCGAATTGTCAAAtgttattttcttattaaaatAGAGGTCTAAAtggttgtaattgttacaaaaaatgttgaaacaaatttttattggtAGAAATATTAGTGGAATAAAGAATCGaccattaaaattatttaaaaataaatttgactcCTAATCACAAAGCCTTCAAATCTAGTCAGTAAATAACACTTCAGTTGGAAAGATTTTTTATGTCAAATATG
This genomic stretch from Pyrus communis chromosome 2, drPyrComm1.1, whole genome shotgun sequence harbors:
- the LOC137722700 gene encoding probable purine permease 4, with the translated sequence MESLVQTSPMNSPNSHNHHHHHHDHGCPTLITTNHHIPQTRTNSSSFLINNTTTTQLSEKGSMIKPNKRSMPLLVINYLCLFIGSVSSSLLSKYYFIHKGSSIWVSTWVQCSGFPLLLPFIFIPYYLLHCTQRKPFSHFTPKILVLSILIGLMLGLNNFLFSWGNSYLPVSTSSLLLSSQLVFNLILSVIIVKQKVTFSNLNCVILLTLSSVLLALGSNHDKPHDLTRGKYFLGFFSTIGAGLLFALYLPVMEKIYSKVYCYAMVIEMQLVMEAAATVLATVGMALKGGFREMKVESARVFDKGENVYWVTVWCNVVTWQLCFMGTAGMVFLTSSLTGGICMTALMGMNVLGGVLVYGDSFGGVKVVSTFLCGWGFCSYVYGLYIKARDIREEGGGEGGDRDKEGTHQEIEMDVHKVNDSSV